The window TTTTCCGAGTCTATCCTCAATCCAAGGATAATCACTTGAAACAAATTTAGGCTGCAGATCCACCATTCGATGAGGACTGCTTAATCTTTGGATTAATTGTTCATTCAATATAGAAACATGAATGAGCCTATCACGATATTTGGACGGTTTAAATTGATCTAAAATATCAAGGACATCAGTAAGGGCCTGATCCCCAATCGTATGTATTGCTACAGGCATACTTTGCAGCCTAATGTCACGTATTATTTGAAATAAAACCTCATTATCGTACATCGCATTTCCAACATTATCTGGATCATCAAGATATGGCTCTGATAGATGAGCTGTCCTACCACCTAATGCTCCATCAGCAAATAATTTTATCGCTCCTATCATAACCTTGTCATTACCATACCCTGTGCTCATACCAAAGGTCTTCATTTCCTCTAAATAATCATAATCTATTAATAGATTACTACGAGGTCCAATTCCATCTTGATTGATAAGTTCATCAAATAATCTATATGTTTGACGCGCGCCTCCAAGGTAATTTGGGTCATTAGTGTGAATACTCGTTAACCCTAAACGAATAGCTTGTTGCAAGCCCGCTTGTAAAGCACTCTTTAATTGCTCATAGCTTTTTTCTGGAATATGTTTGGAAATTACTGTTGATGCAGTTTCCAACAATAATCCATTAGGTTTGTTCGTAATAGAATCTAATACGATCGTACCGCCGTAGGGAATATTCATATCTGGATGATAGCCACATATTTTCAGAGCTTTGCTATTGACCAAAAACGCATGTCCACAAATACGAGGTAAAAAAAGCGGCGTATTCAACGAAACCTTGTCTAATTCTTCAATAGTTGGAATCCTCTTATCTGGAAATACATTTTCATCCCAACCCCTTCCTAAAATCCACTCACCAGGTTTTATATTAACTACCCATTTCTCGATGGAATTTAGTAATTCATCTGTAGATTTTACTTTAGTGAGATCCAGTTCCTTAGAGTTGATACCGACGCTTGAAATATGTAAATGACTATCTATTAAGCCTGGCAAAACAGTCCTACCTTCTAAATCGATAATTTCGGCTCCATTTCTTCCCCATTGAAGTAGAATTTCTTCATTCGTCCCCATATCCACGATTCGTTCATTAAGCGTAAAGATCGATTGCACTATAGGTTCTTTCGGATTCATCGTGTATATCTGACCATTTATAAAAATAGTTTTCACATTCTTCCCTCCTTTTATTTATATTTATTATAAAGTAATCTCTCCATAATTCTAGTTAAATATTTAGATATTTTACAATATTCCGTCTTTTTAAATTATATGTAATCCTGTAAAAATGTAGAACAGTTCTATATGTGCCACAAATCGGCGGAACTTCGGTTAGTCGGCATAATACTACTCGAAACTTTAAGTTGGTAAGATACACTTGTAGCATCTTAAATGTAAATGTTAGAAAATCTGGAGATGAGTCCGACCTCCTTATCAAAATTCACTTTAACCAAACATTGTGCACTTAGAATATAATGGTTATCTAAATAATTAAATATCTTCCATCAAGCTGGTTTTGGTGATAAGATAAGAATGTAGGTAGTTCGGTCTAATAACATAAAATGAACGGATCCCTGAATTACATCAAAAATAACCATATATCCCTTAGGGGTGCACTGGTCTCAGTAGCTCAGCTGGATAGAGCAACGCCCTTCTAAGGCGTCGGTCGGGGGTTCGAATCCCTCCTGGGACATACACAAACTTATAAAGGCTATACAAGTTGAATCACTGACTTGTGTAGCCTTTTTTGTG is drawn from Psychrobacillus sp. INOP01 and contains these coding sequences:
- a CDS encoding amidohydrolase; the protein is MKTIFINGQIYTMNPKEPIVQSIFTLNERIVDMGTNEEILLQWGRNGAEIIDLEGRTVLPGLIDSHLHISSVGINSKELDLTKVKSTDELLNSIEKWVVNIKPGEWILGRGWDENVFPDKRIPTIEELDKVSLNTPLFLPRICGHAFLVNSKALKICGYHPDMNIPYGGTIVLDSITNKPNGLLLETASTVISKHIPEKSYEQLKSALQAGLQQAIRLGLTSIHTNDPNYLGGARQTYRLFDELINQDGIGPRSNLLIDYDYLEEMKTFGMSTGYGNDKVMIGAIKLFADGALGGRTAHLSEPYLDDPDNVGNAMYDNEVLFQIIRDIRLQSMPVAIHTIGDQALTDVLDILDQFKPSKYRDRLIHVSILNEQLIQRLSSPHRMVDLQPKFVSSDYPWIEDRLGKQRARFAYPFKSLLDKGVISAGSSDAPIEPLNPLLGIHAAITRKKAGESHYGYNEQEKLSMYEAIRLFTVGGAYATNEENLKGSLERGKFGDMTILSKDPFLMEDPDELLTTETEMTVIGGEIRYQR